One Ricinus communis isolate WT05 ecotype wild-type chromosome 7, ASM1957865v1, whole genome shotgun sequence genomic region harbors:
- the LOC8275977 gene encoding 11S globulin seed storage protein 1, giving the protein MAKPVLISLSVCLLVFFHGSFARLQNECQLDRLDALEPDNRIQCDAGMVEVWNPNHGQFQCAGVAMVRHTIEPRGLVLPSYSNAPQLTYIVKGRGMIGTLFPGCAETFQESQESGRTQDQHQKIHHFREGDVIALAAGVAHWCYNDGNEPVITVTVIDTTNIANQLDMNPRNFHLAGNPENEFQKFQQAGERGRREYSHQGGKGQQGSCRNLFCGIDTRLISESFNIDEQLATKLQGQNDFRGSIVKVEGGLRVVRPPRTEQERLEEEEQGQGGSYNGLEETFCTMRIKENIADPSRADVYVPEVGRVSTVNSNNLRILRLLQLSASHVSLSNGAIRLPHWHVNAHSIIYALRGQAKIQVVDENGNRVFDGNVKEGQVLTVPQNFVVVKRAESDRFECVAFNTNDNAVASDLAGRTSAIRAMPLEVLANAFQVSVEDARRIKSGKQETILTRSQSGRRSAT; this is encoded by the exons ATGGCTAAGCCTGTCCTTATTTCTCTTTCTGTCTGccttcttgttttctttcatGGCTCCTTTGCTCGCCTGCAAAACGAGTGCCAACTCGACAGGCTCGATGCCCTCGAACCTGATAACCGTATTCAGTGCGATGCTGGTATGGTCGAGGTCTGGAATCCCAACCATGGTCAGTTCCAATGCGCTGGTGTGGCTATGGTTAGGCATACAATTGAGCCCCGAGGCCTTGTACTTCCATCCTACAGCAATGCCCCTCAGCTCACCTACATTGTTAAAG GTAGGGGTATGATTGGGACCTTGTTTCCTGGATGTGCTGAAACATTCCAAGAATCTCAAGAGTCGGGTAGGACACAAGATCAGCATCAGAAGATTCACCATTTCCGTGAGGGCGATGTCATTGCCTTGGCTGCTGGAGTTGCTCACTGGTGCTACAACGATGGCAATGAACCCGTTATAACTGTTACCGTTATTGACACCACCAACATTGCCAACCAGCTTGACATGAATCCTAGA AACTTCCATCTGGCTGGTAACCCAGAAAATGAGTTCCAGAAATTTCAGCAGGCGGGTGAGCGTGGCCGGAGAGAATATTCCCACCAAGGTGGCAAGGGTCAACAAGGCTCTTGCAGAAATCTCTTCTGTGGAATTGACACAAGACTCATCTCCGAATCATTCAATATTGACGAACAGTTGGCTACGAAGCTTCAAGGCCAAAATGACTTCAGAGGCAGCATTGTGAAGGTTGAAGGTGGACTTCGGGTAGTCAGGCCACCAAGGACCGAACAAGAGAGATTGGAGGAAGAAGAGCAAGGCCAAGGAGGAAGTTACAATGGTCTAGAGGAAACTTTCTGTACTATGAGGATTAAAGAAAACATTGCTGATCCCTCACGCGCCGATGTTTACGTCCCTGAAGTTGGTCGTGTCAGCACCGTCAACAGCAATAATCTACGTATTCTTAGGTTGCTCCAACTCAGCGCTTCCCATGTCTCTCTCAGCAAT GGTGCTATTAGATTACCTCACTGGCACGTAAACGCACACAGCATAATCTATGCATTGAGGGGTCAAGCTAAGATTCAGGTGGTGGATGAAAATGGCAACAGGGTCTTCGATGGCAATGTGAAGGAAGGACAAGTCCTGACAGTGCCACAGAACTTCGTGGTAGTGAAACGAGCAGAGAGTGATAGATTTGAATGTGTTGCCTTCAACACCAACGATAACGCTGTGGCATCTGATCTAGCAGGCCGTACCTCAGCCATCAGGGCAATGCCGCTGGAGGTGCTGGCCAACGCATTCCAGGTTTCGGTAGAGGATGCTAGAAGGATCAAGTCTGGAAAGCAAGAGACAATCCTGACTAGGTCCCAGTCTGGAAGGAGGTCTGCTACTTAA
- the LOC8275975 gene encoding patellin-4, with the protein MEEKIESIHHQEIENEVEEYEEEMIFRWLEAHENKSTDSIDIESRIQEDEKNTAACTEMKLKKKKALLEFRCMVEDAILGNCLFEKPKKIISRKECQKMKEQLRDITLWGVPLLPSKGHESTDNVLLKFLKAKEFKAQDAFHMLRKTLNWRKEYKTDAILEENLHLDLDLDRFLYINSVDKEGHPLYYTVYGAFKDKELYRRVLGTEEKREKFLRWRIQFMERSIGKLSFKAGEADSMLQITDFKNSGSEMKELRAVSKKAFLLFQANYPEIIYKNILVNVPFWHYTSHLVSSKILNHRTKGKFIIARPSKVTQTLLKYISPENLPVEYGGLKRENDVEFSPVDNASELIVRTNSAGCIRIPVSEAGVTMVWDFTVVGWEVTCKEEFIPDDEGSYRILLRKYKEKRIGESVRNSFYISEPGKIVITIENTTLKKRKIYYRSKAKPYVPAYMINKK; encoded by the exons aTGGAGGAGAAAATTGAGAGTATCCATCATCAAGAAATTGAGAATGAGGTTGAAGAATATGAAGAAGAGATGATCTTTAGATGGCTTGAGGctcatgaaaataaaagcacTGATAGTATAGATATTGAATCAAGAATTCAGGAAGATGAAAAGAATACAGCTGCCTGTACtgaaatgaaattgaaaaagaaaaaggcctTATTGGAATTCAGGTGCATGGTAGAAGATGCAATTCTTGGCAATTGTCTTTTTGAGAaacctaaaaaaataatttccaGGAAAGAATGTCAGAAGATGAAAGAACAACTTAGAGATATTACCCTTTGGGGTGTGCCTTTATTGCCAAGTAAAGGCCACGAAAGCACAGACAATGTGCTATTGAAATTCCTGAAGGCTAAGGAGTTTAAGGCTCAAGATGCCTTTCATATGCTGCGAAAGACTCTTAATTGGCGAAAGGAATACAAGACTGATGCAATCCTTGAAGAGAATTTGCATCTGGATCTTGATCTTGATAGGTTTTTGTACATAAATAGTGTAGACAAAGAAGGCCACCCTTTGTATTATACAGTATATGGGGCTTTCAAGGACAAAGAATTATATAGGAGAGTATTAGGAACAGAGGAAAAACGTGAGAAATTCTTGAGATGGAGAATTCAGTTCATGGAAAGAAGTATCGGGAAACTTTCCTTCAAAGCGGGAGAGGCAGACTCTATGCTTCAGATTACAGATTTCAAGAACAGCGGATCAGAAATGAAAGAGTTACGTGCTGTTAGCAAGAAAGCCTTCCTGTTGTTCCAAGCCAATTATCCTGagattatttacaaaaat ATATTAGTAAATGTCCCATTCTGGCATTACACATCACATTTAGTTTCATCCAAGATCCTGAACCATAGAACGAAAGGGAAGTTCATTATTGCTAGGCCATCGAAAGTCACTCAGACCCTTTTAAA GTACATTTCTCCAGAAAACCTTCCAGTTGAATATGGAGGTTTGAAAAGAGAGAATGATGTTGAATTTTCTCCTGTGGACAATGCTTCAGAGCTGATTGTGAGAACAAATTCAGCTGGGTGCATCAGAATTCCTGTCTCTGAG gcTGGGGTGACAATGGTTTGGGATTTTACTGTGGTTGGATGGGAGGTGACTTGTAAAGAAGAGTTCATTCCAGATGATGAAGGCTCATACAGGATTCTGCTGAGAAAATACAAGGAAAAGAGAATTGGGGAGAGTGTTAGGAATTCTTTTTACATAAGTGAACCAGGTAAAATAGTGATAACCATTGAAAacacaaccctaaaaaagagaaagatttACTACAGATCTAAAGCCAAACCCTATGTACCAGCTTACatgatcaataaaaaatag
- the LOC8275976 gene encoding structural maintenance of chromosomes protein 1 isoform X1, giving the protein MPSMISTGKILKLEIENFKSYKGQQTIGPFKDFTAIIGPNGAGKSNLMDAISFVLGVRTGQLRGAQLKDLIYAYDDREKEQKGRRAYVRLVYLLASGSELHFTRTITSSGSSEYRIDGKVVNWDEYNGRLRSLGILVKARNFLVFQGDVESIASKNPKELTALLEQISGSEDLKREYEDLEERKARAEENSALVYQKKRTVVMERKQKKEQKEEAEKHLRLQDQLKALKKEHFLWQLFIIDKDINKINDDLETEKRNREGVMQELEKFNIEENKKKKELAKYLKEIAQCERKIAERSSKLDKNQPELLKLNEAMTRINSKIKSSRKELDKKREERRKHADEIDELQKGILDLTAKLEDLHEKSRDTSDKLPLADGQLTEYFRIKEDAGMKTIKLREEKEVLDRQQHADMEAQKNLEENLQQLKNRESELNAQEAQMRARQEKIQETSTKNKKELADLKKESREMHDKHRDSRIKCENLKSRIGEVEIQLREVKADKYENERDARLSQAVEDLKRLFQGVHGRMTDLCRPTQKKYNLAVTVAMGRFMDAVVVEDEYTGKECIKYLKEKRLPPQTFIPLQSVRVKPIIERLRTLGGTAKLVFDVIQFDPVLEKAILFAVGNTLVCDDLDEAKVLSWSGERFKVVTVDGILLTKSGTMTGGTSGGMEARSKQWDNDKIKESIAKLKKKKEQLEKELEELGSDREMKLKESEASGKISGLEKKIQYAEIEKRSIKDKLETLKREKQIIKEETDRIKPELLKLKDGIDKRATEIRKLEKRINEIIDRIYKDFGKVVGVTNIREYEENHLKAAQHVAEERLNISNQLAKLKYQLEYEQKRDMESRIKKLETSISSLENELKQIQKKEAEVKLATEKATGDMDKWKEEVRDWKSKAEECEKEMLEWRKQGSAATTSISKLNRQINSKEGQIEQLLSRKQDIVEKCELEHINLPTISDPMEVDSMIPGPFFDFSELNRSLLQDRRPSDREKLEVDFKQKMDAIMSEIEKTAPNLKALDQYEALQEKERVVTEEFEAARKEEKRVADAYNSVKQRRYELFMEAFNHISNNIDKIYKQLTKSNTHPLGGTAYLNLDNEDDPFLHGIKYTAMPPTKRFRDMEQLSGGEKTVAALALLFSIHSYRPSPFFILDEVDAALDNLNVAKVAGFIRSKSCEGVRSNQNADGGSGFQSIVISLKDSFYDKAEALVGVYRDSERSCSRTLTFDLTGYRQS; this is encoded by the exons ATGCCGTCAATGATATCAACAGGTAAAATTCTCAAATTAGAAATAGAGAACTTCAAATCGTATAAAGGACAACAAACAATCGGCCCGTTTAAAGACTTCACGGCAATAATTGGACCAAATGGAGCTGGGAAATCAAACTTAATGGACGCAATTAGCTTCGTACTTGGTGTCCGTACAGGTCAATTGCGTGGGGCCCAGCTTAAGGATCTAATTTACGCATATGATGATCGTGAAAAGGAGCAGAAAGGTCGTAGAGCTTATGTACGGTTGGTTTATTTGCTAGCAAGCGGGTCGGAGCTTCATTTTACCCGGACTATTACGAGTTCAGGAAGCAGTGAGTATCGGATTGATGGCAAGGTTGTTAATTGGGATGAGTATAATGGAAGACTAAGGTCTTTGGGTATTCTTGTTAAGGCTAGGAATTTTTTGGTCTTTCAG GGTGATGTGGAATCTATTGCCTCTAAAAACCCAAAAGAATTGACTGCATTGCTTGAGCAGATTTCTGGGTCTGAGGATCTCAAGAGAGAATACGAGGATCTGGAAGAAAGGAAGGCCCGTGCTGAAGAAAACTCTGCTCTTGTTTAtcagaaaaaaagaacagtAGTTATGGagaggaaacaaaagaaagagcaaaagGAAGAAGCAGAAAAACATCTTCGCTTGCAAGATCAACTG AAAGCTCTGAAAAAAGAACACTTCTTATGGCAATTGTTTATCATAGACAAAGACATAAACAAGATCAATGATGACCTTGAAACTGAAAAGAGAAATCGTGAAGGTGTCATGCAAGAATTAGAGAAGTTTAacatagaagaaaataagaagaaaaaagaactagCCAAGTACCTGAAAGAGATTGCTCAATGTGAAAGGAAGATTGCAGAGAGAAGTTCAAAACTTGACAAGAAT CAACCAGAGCTTCTGAAATTAAATGAGGCAATGACTcgtataaattcaaaaatcaaGAGTAGCCGTAAGGAGcttgataaaaaaagagaagaacgGAGGAAACATGCTGATGAGATAGATGAGCTGCAGAAGGGGATACTAGATCTGACTGCAAAGCTAGAAGATCTGCATGAAAAAAGTCGAGATACTAGTGACAAACTCCCCTTGGCTGATGGTCAATTAACTGAATATTTTCGAAT TAAGGAGGATGCTGGGATGAAAACTATCAAGCTAAGGGAAGAAAAGGAGGTTCTGGACAGGCAACAACATGCTGATATGGAAGCTCAAAAGAATTTAGAAGAAAACCTTCAACAGTTGAAAAATAGGGAGTCTGAACTAAACGCACAGGAGGCACAAATGCGAGCAAGACAAGAAAAGATTCAGGAAACTTCCACAAAGAATAAGAAGGAATTGGCTGATTTGAAAAAGGAATCAAGAGAGATGCATGATAAACACCGTGATTCCAG GATTAAATGTGAAAATTTGAAGTCTAGAATTGGTGAAGTGGAAATCCAGTTGCGAGAAGTGAAAGCTGATAAATATGAGAATGAGAGGGATGCTAGGTTGTCTCAAGCTGTTGAGGATCTCAAGCGCCTATTCCAAGGAGTTCATGGACGAATGACTGATCTTTGTAGGCCAACTCAGAAGAAGTACAATCTTGCTGTTACTGTAGCTATGGGTAGATTTATGGATGCAGTAGTGGTTGAAGATGAATATACAGGAAAAGAGTGCATTAAG TATCTGAAAGAGAAAAGGCTTCCTCCTCAAACTTTCATACCTCTTCAATCAGTTCGTGTAAAGCCAATCATTGAAAGGTTGCGTACCTTAGGTGGTACTGCTAAGTTGGTCTTTGATGTCATCCA ATTTGATCCTGTTCTTGAGAAGGCAATTCTCTTTGCTGTTGGAAATACTTTAGTATGTGATGACCTAGATGAAGCCAAGGTTCTTAGCTGGAGTGGAGAAAGGTTTAAAG TTGTAACTGTTGATGGGATCCTACTCACAAAGTCCGGAACAATGACTGGTGGTACCAGTGGTGGAATGGAAGCAAGGTCAAAACAGTGGgataatgataaaattaaagaatctATTGCAA AgctaaagaagaagaaagagcaGCTCGAGAAAGAGTTGGAAGAGCTTGGATCAGATAGAGAGATGAAGTTAAAAGAATCTGAAGCATCTGGGAAAATTAGTGGACTTGAAAAGAAGATTCAGTATGCAGAGATTGAAAAG AGAAGTATCAAGGACAAACTTGAAACCTTGAAAAGGGAAAAGCAGATTATTAAAGAGGAAACTGATCGTATAAAACCTGAACTGCTTAAG CTAAAGGATGGTATTGATAAAAGGGCCACTGAAATCAGAAAGTTGGAGAAGAGAATCAATGAGATTATTGATCGAATTTACAAAGATTTTGGTAAGGTTGTTGGGGTAACAAATATCCGTGAGTATGAAGAAAACCATCTTAAGGCTGCCCAACATGTTGCGGAAGAAAGACTTAACATAAGTAATCAGCTGGCAAAGTTGAAGTACCA gttggAGTATGAGCAAAAGCGAGACATGGAATcaagaattaagaaattgGAAACGTCTATCAGTTCTTTAGAAAACGAACTAAAACAAATTCAGAAAAAAGAAGCTGAAGTCAAGTTAGCAACAGAGAAAGCTACTGGTGATATGGATAAGTGGAAGGAAGAAGTGAGAG ATTGGAAATCCAAGGCAGAAGAGTGTGAGAAAGAGATGCTTGAATGGAGGAAGCAGGGTTCTGCAGCTACAACAAGCATATCCAAGCTCAACCGTCAGATAAACTCTAAG GAGGGACAGATTGAGCAGCTATTGTCTCGGAAGCAGGATATAGTAGAGAAGTGTGAATTAGAGCATATTAACCTTCCCACTATTTCAGATCCTATGGAAGTTGACTCCATGATCCCAGGCCCATTTTTTGATTTTAGCGAGCTGAATAGATCCCTTCTTCAGGATAGGAGACCTTCTGATAGGGAAAAACTTGAGGTGGATTTTAAGCAAAAAATGGATGCCATTATGtcagaaattgaaaaaactgCTCCAAACTTGAAGGCTCTGGACCAGTATGAAGCTTTGCAAGAGAAGGAAAGAGTAGTAACTGAAGAGTTTGAAGCAGCCAGAAAAGAGGAGAAGCGAGTAGCTGATGCTTACAATTCAGTTAAACAGAGAAG ATACGAGTTGTTTATGGAAGCTTTTAACCACATATCAAAcaatattgacaaaatttataaacaacTAACAAAGAGTAACACACACCCACTTGGTGGGACGGCATATCTGAATCTAGATAACGAGGATGACCCTTTCTTACATGGCATCAAATACACTGCTATGCCACCAACTAAGCGTTTCCGTGATATGGAACAGCTGTCTGGCGGGGAGAAGACTGTTGCAGCACTGGCTTTGCTCTTTTCTATTCACAG CTATAGGCCGTCGCCATTTTTCATATTGGATGAAGTCGATGCTGCATTAGATAATCTAAATGTTGCAAAGGTTGCCGGATTCATTCGCTCAAAATCATGTGAAGGAGTCCGGAGTAATCAGAATGCTGATGGTGGCAGTGGTTTTCAGAGTATTGTTATATCCTTGAAGGATAGCTTCTATGACAAGGCTGAAGCTTTGGTTGGGGTTTACAGGGATTCGGAGAGAAG CTGTTCAAGAACTCTGACTTTTGACTTGACTGGATATCGACAGTCTTGA
- the LOC8275976 gene encoding structural maintenance of chromosomes protein 1 isoform X2, translating into MPSMISTGKILKLEIENFKSYKGQQTIGPFKDFTAIIGPNGAGKSNLMDAISFVLGVRTGQLRGAQLKDLIYAYDDREKEQKGRRAYVRLVYLLASGSELHFTRTITSSGSSEYRIDGKVVNWDEYNGRLRSLGILVKARNFLVFQGDVESIASKNPKELTALLEQISGSEDLKREYEDLEERKARAEENSALVYQKKRTVVMERKQKKEQKEEAEKHLRLQDQLKALKKEHFLWQLFIIDKDINKINDDLETEKRNREGVMQELEKFNIEENKKKKELAKYLKEIAQCERKIAERSSKLDKNQPELLKLNEAMTRINSKIKSSRKELDKKREERRKHADEIDELQKGILDLTAKLEDLHEKSRDTSDKLPLADGQLTEYFRIKEDAGMKTIKLREEKEVLDRQQHADMEAQKNLEENLQQLKNRESELNAQEAQMRARQEKIQETSTKNKKELADLKKESREMHDKHRDSRIKCENLKSRIGEVEIQLREVKADKYENERDARLSQAVEDLKRLFQGVHGRMTDLCRPTQKKYNLAVTVAMGRFMDAVVVEDEYTGKECIKYLKEKRLPPQTFIPLQSVRVKPIIERLRTLGGTAKLVFDVIQFDPVLEKAILFAVGNTLVCDDLDEAKVLSWSGERFKVVTVDGILLTKSGTMTGGTSGGMEARSKQWDNDKIKESIAKLKKKKEQLEKELEELGSDREMKLKESEASGKISGLEKKIQYAEIEKRSIKDKLETLKREKQIIKEETDRIKPELLKLKDGIDKRATEIRKLEKRINEIIDRIYKDFGKVVGVTNIREYEENHLKAAQHVAEERLNISNQLAKLKYQLEYEQKRDMESRIKKLETSISSLENELKQIQKKEAEVKLATEKATGDMDKWKEEVRDWKSKAEECEKEMLEWRKQGSAATTSISKLNRQINSKEGQIEQLLSRKQDIVEKCELEHINLPTISDPMEVDSMIPGPFFDFSELNRSLLQDRRPSDREKLEVDFKQKMDAIMSEIEKTAPNLKALDQYEALQEKERVVTEEFEAARKEEKRVADAYNSVKQRSCLAGRRLLQHWLCSFLFTAIGRRHFSYWMKSMLH; encoded by the exons ATGCCGTCAATGATATCAACAGGTAAAATTCTCAAATTAGAAATAGAGAACTTCAAATCGTATAAAGGACAACAAACAATCGGCCCGTTTAAAGACTTCACGGCAATAATTGGACCAAATGGAGCTGGGAAATCAAACTTAATGGACGCAATTAGCTTCGTACTTGGTGTCCGTACAGGTCAATTGCGTGGGGCCCAGCTTAAGGATCTAATTTACGCATATGATGATCGTGAAAAGGAGCAGAAAGGTCGTAGAGCTTATGTACGGTTGGTTTATTTGCTAGCAAGCGGGTCGGAGCTTCATTTTACCCGGACTATTACGAGTTCAGGAAGCAGTGAGTATCGGATTGATGGCAAGGTTGTTAATTGGGATGAGTATAATGGAAGACTAAGGTCTTTGGGTATTCTTGTTAAGGCTAGGAATTTTTTGGTCTTTCAG GGTGATGTGGAATCTATTGCCTCTAAAAACCCAAAAGAATTGACTGCATTGCTTGAGCAGATTTCTGGGTCTGAGGATCTCAAGAGAGAATACGAGGATCTGGAAGAAAGGAAGGCCCGTGCTGAAGAAAACTCTGCTCTTGTTTAtcagaaaaaaagaacagtAGTTATGGagaggaaacaaaagaaagagcaaaagGAAGAAGCAGAAAAACATCTTCGCTTGCAAGATCAACTG AAAGCTCTGAAAAAAGAACACTTCTTATGGCAATTGTTTATCATAGACAAAGACATAAACAAGATCAATGATGACCTTGAAACTGAAAAGAGAAATCGTGAAGGTGTCATGCAAGAATTAGAGAAGTTTAacatagaagaaaataagaagaaaaaagaactagCCAAGTACCTGAAAGAGATTGCTCAATGTGAAAGGAAGATTGCAGAGAGAAGTTCAAAACTTGACAAGAAT CAACCAGAGCTTCTGAAATTAAATGAGGCAATGACTcgtataaattcaaaaatcaaGAGTAGCCGTAAGGAGcttgataaaaaaagagaagaacgGAGGAAACATGCTGATGAGATAGATGAGCTGCAGAAGGGGATACTAGATCTGACTGCAAAGCTAGAAGATCTGCATGAAAAAAGTCGAGATACTAGTGACAAACTCCCCTTGGCTGATGGTCAATTAACTGAATATTTTCGAAT TAAGGAGGATGCTGGGATGAAAACTATCAAGCTAAGGGAAGAAAAGGAGGTTCTGGACAGGCAACAACATGCTGATATGGAAGCTCAAAAGAATTTAGAAGAAAACCTTCAACAGTTGAAAAATAGGGAGTCTGAACTAAACGCACAGGAGGCACAAATGCGAGCAAGACAAGAAAAGATTCAGGAAACTTCCACAAAGAATAAGAAGGAATTGGCTGATTTGAAAAAGGAATCAAGAGAGATGCATGATAAACACCGTGATTCCAG GATTAAATGTGAAAATTTGAAGTCTAGAATTGGTGAAGTGGAAATCCAGTTGCGAGAAGTGAAAGCTGATAAATATGAGAATGAGAGGGATGCTAGGTTGTCTCAAGCTGTTGAGGATCTCAAGCGCCTATTCCAAGGAGTTCATGGACGAATGACTGATCTTTGTAGGCCAACTCAGAAGAAGTACAATCTTGCTGTTACTGTAGCTATGGGTAGATTTATGGATGCAGTAGTGGTTGAAGATGAATATACAGGAAAAGAGTGCATTAAG TATCTGAAAGAGAAAAGGCTTCCTCCTCAAACTTTCATACCTCTTCAATCAGTTCGTGTAAAGCCAATCATTGAAAGGTTGCGTACCTTAGGTGGTACTGCTAAGTTGGTCTTTGATGTCATCCA ATTTGATCCTGTTCTTGAGAAGGCAATTCTCTTTGCTGTTGGAAATACTTTAGTATGTGATGACCTAGATGAAGCCAAGGTTCTTAGCTGGAGTGGAGAAAGGTTTAAAG TTGTAACTGTTGATGGGATCCTACTCACAAAGTCCGGAACAATGACTGGTGGTACCAGTGGTGGAATGGAAGCAAGGTCAAAACAGTGGgataatgataaaattaaagaatctATTGCAA AgctaaagaagaagaaagagcaGCTCGAGAAAGAGTTGGAAGAGCTTGGATCAGATAGAGAGATGAAGTTAAAAGAATCTGAAGCATCTGGGAAAATTAGTGGACTTGAAAAGAAGATTCAGTATGCAGAGATTGAAAAG AGAAGTATCAAGGACAAACTTGAAACCTTGAAAAGGGAAAAGCAGATTATTAAAGAGGAAACTGATCGTATAAAACCTGAACTGCTTAAG CTAAAGGATGGTATTGATAAAAGGGCCACTGAAATCAGAAAGTTGGAGAAGAGAATCAATGAGATTATTGATCGAATTTACAAAGATTTTGGTAAGGTTGTTGGGGTAACAAATATCCGTGAGTATGAAGAAAACCATCTTAAGGCTGCCCAACATGTTGCGGAAGAAAGACTTAACATAAGTAATCAGCTGGCAAAGTTGAAGTACCA gttggAGTATGAGCAAAAGCGAGACATGGAATcaagaattaagaaattgGAAACGTCTATCAGTTCTTTAGAAAACGAACTAAAACAAATTCAGAAAAAAGAAGCTGAAGTCAAGTTAGCAACAGAGAAAGCTACTGGTGATATGGATAAGTGGAAGGAAGAAGTGAGAG ATTGGAAATCCAAGGCAGAAGAGTGTGAGAAAGAGATGCTTGAATGGAGGAAGCAGGGTTCTGCAGCTACAACAAGCATATCCAAGCTCAACCGTCAGATAAACTCTAAG GAGGGACAGATTGAGCAGCTATTGTCTCGGAAGCAGGATATAGTAGAGAAGTGTGAATTAGAGCATATTAACCTTCCCACTATTTCAGATCCTATGGAAGTTGACTCCATGATCCCAGGCCCATTTTTTGATTTTAGCGAGCTGAATAGATCCCTTCTTCAGGATAGGAGACCTTCTGATAGGGAAAAACTTGAGGTGGATTTTAAGCAAAAAATGGATGCCATTATGtcagaaattgaaaaaactgCTCCAAACTTGAAGGCTCTGGACCAGTATGAAGCTTTGCAAGAGAAGGAAAGAGTAGTAACTGAAGAGTTTGAAGCAGCCAGAAAAGAGGAGAAGCGAGTAGCTGATGCTTACAATTCAGTTAAACAGAGAAG CTGTCTGGCGGGGAGAAGACTGTTGCAGCACTGGCTTTGCTCTTTTCTATTCACAG CTATAGGCCGTCGCCATTTTTCATATTGGATGAAGTCGATGCTGCATTAG
- the LOC8275978 gene encoding TOM1-like protein 2 produces the protein MDKLKISQWGERLKTGGAQMSRMVSDKVKEMLQTPTPESRIVDEATSEMLEEPNWGMNLRICAMINSEEFSGTEIVRAIKRKISGKNSVSQRLSLDLLETCSMNCEKVFSEVAVEKVLDEMVKMIVNPQADQGNRDRALQLIRAWGQSEDLEYLPVFRQTYMSLQGRNLPPPGEAGDSPPMQYTLESYIHQQPLSHPERYPIPQTEFDVQNHTTSRFNSGSLSVEGKNEYLATIRNSLELLSSILNSDTEPKPIKEDLTVSLLENCKQSQPVIQRIIQSTTDDEAVLFEALAINDELQQVISQYEKLEAGLKSGEKLPESSDNTKELEAGLKCEEQLPESSEDTEEDNLPVQAGHNKNETKTADPQKESSNEPSSSSS, from the exons ATGGACAAATTGAAAATATCTCAATGGGGCGAACGGTTGAAGACAGGCGGGGCACAGATGAGTCGAATGGTAAGCGATAAGGTGAAGGAAATGCTGCAAACTCCAACACCTGAATCAAGGATAGTTGATGAGGCAACATCAGAGATGCTGGAGGAACCAAATTGGGGTATGAATTTGAGGATATGTGCAATGATTAATAGTGAAGAGTTTAGCGGGACCGAGATTGTTAGAgctataaaaagaaagatttcTGGCAAAAATTCAGTCAGTCAAAGGTTGAGTCTTGATTTGTTGGAGACTTGTAGTATGAATTGTGAGAAGGTGTTTTCTGAAGTTGCAGTTGAGAAGGTTTTGGATGAGATGGTTAAGATGATTGTAAATCCACAAGCGGATCAGGGGAATAGAGATAGAGCTTTGCAGTTGATTAGGGCTTGGGGACAGTCTGAGGATCTTGAGTATCTGCCAGTGTTTCGACAAACTTATATG AGTTTGCAAGGAAGAAATTTGCCTCCACCAGGAGAAGCTGGGGATTCACCTCCCATGCAATATACTCTGGAGTCATATATTCATCAGCAACCACTGTCTCACCCAGAAAGATATCCTATTCCTCAAACAGAATTTGATGTTCAAAACCATACTACTTCGAGATTTAATAGTGGGAGCTTATCAGTTGAAGGAAAGAATGAATATCTCGCGACAATCCGGAACAGCCTTGAACTTCTCTCTAGTATTCTAAATTCTGATACTGAACCAAAACCCATAAAG GAGGATCTGACAGTGAGCTTATTGGAGAATTGCAAGCAATCACAGCCTGTCATACAGAGGATCATACAGAGCACCACAGATGACGAGGCAGTGCTATTTGAGGCACTTGCTATCAACGATGAGCTTCAACAAGTCATCTCCCAATATGAGAAGCTAGAAGCTGGTCTAAAATCTGGAGAGAAGCTCCCTGAGAGTTCTGATAACACCAAGGAACTGGAAGCTGGTCTAAAATGTGAAGAGCAACTCCCTGAGAGTTCTGAAGACACCGAGGAGGATAATTTGCCTGTGCAGGCTGgacataataaaaatgaaaccAAGACAGCAGATCCCCAAAAAGAGAGCAGCAATGAACctagcagcagcagcagttAG